AACGCGGGATTGATCGTCCACCCGGTCAATAACGGATTTTATCTGTTCAAAGGCAAATCCCACATTGCTTCCCTGGCCTGCGGTGTTTTCAATGACGGCAATGACGTCCGGCACGTCTTGCAGGGCAAGGTTAATGGATTGGGCAATGGTTGCCAGGCAGTCATCCATGCTGACTTTCTTTAACGTAGAGCCTGGATGGAAATTGAGCATGGCAATGCCAAGCTGATGACATCGCTGCATTTCATCTATGAACGCAAGTCTGGATTTCTCCAAGGCGGCTTGTTCAGGATGCCCCAGGTTGATCAAATAGGAGTCATGGGCAAGAATCTGACCCGGTCCGAATCCCAAAGTTCTGCAGTTTGATTTAAACTGATTAATATTTTGGTCTGATAAGGGTTTGGCCTGCCACTGCCGCTGATTTTTTGTGAACAGTGCAAAACAGGATGCGCCGATCTTTTTGGCATTTCCCGGCGCGTTTTCAACGCCGCCTGCAGCACTTACATGGGCACCCAGATATTTCAATTCTGCCTCCTTTTTTTAACACAGAATTCAAGGATTGTTTTCAGGTGATATTTGCGGATCTGCCACAAGATTCCGTATCCATTTCTTTGAAAAAAAACGGGGCAGTCCGACAATAAGCTTAAACATTTCCTCCAGGGCAATCAAGGCCATGACACCATATACGGGCCAGTGAAAAACAAACGCACCGAAAAAAGCCATAGGCACGCCAATACACCACACCCCACTCAAATCTATGAGAAATCCGAATTTTGTGTCGCCCCCACCCCGGAACACCGAAACTATCGTTGTGAAATTGGTGGTCTTTGTCCAGAAGATAAGACCGGTTGTCAGCATCAGGTAGTAAGCGTTATCATAGGCGGCTGTTGAAATATTGTACAATCCCAGGATAAAATGCCGGCACAAAATTAGTACAAGCCCCGCACCAAGGGCCATGGGCAGTTGGGTCAAAAGCATGAATTTGCCGTAGGCGAATGCCCGTTCGTATCTTTTTGCCCCAATGCTGTTACCTATAAGAATAGAACCTGCATGAAAAATGCCGAAAAACGGCACAAATAAAAATTCTTCAAGGGTAGCCACGATATTGGCCGCAGCAATCGCTTCAGTGCCCATGCGGGCGTAAACCAGTTTGTATATGCTCACGCCCGTGACCCAGAAAAATTCATTGAGGAACACAGGCCAGCACGTAGCGGTCACTCGTTTGACAAAAGCAAAATCAAAGGAAAACATTTTTTTTATTGGCGCAGCAAGCGGGTAAGGCTTCAGGTAGATGATCGCCGTCAACAGGCCGGTTTCAAGCAATTTTGCTGTGCAGGTGCCGATGGCCGCACCTTTGACTCCCATGGCGGGAAAGCCGAAGTTCCCAAAAATCAGGCAATAATTGAGTACAATATTGACAACCACGGCCACAAAGGAAGAGAGCAAAGGGACACCGGCAAATCCCATACTGCGCATATTGGTCATAAAAGAGAAGGTGATGCAAAAAGGAATAAAGGTAACACCCACAATACCAAGGTATTCTGCCCCAAGGCGGACGACGTCGGCATCACTAGAAAATAGTGCAATTACAGTCCCCGGAAAACACAGCGCAGCTCCGGCAAACACGAAACCGATGACAAATCCGACCAGAATCCCAAGGCCCGACAACTGGTGAATCCGTGAAAGATCCTTTTTACCCCAATACTGGGCCGTGAATATGGCAACGCCGGAGTGCACACCGAACTGGATAACAAAAAAAATAAAGACAAACTGATTGGCAATGCCTACGGCGGCCACGGCCGCATCATGAAGCCGACCGATCATGAGCATGTCTATGACGGCCATGGAGCTGGTCAAAAAAATTTGCAGGGAAATGGGTAGCGCCAGGCTGAAAAGCAGGCGCAAAAAAGTCTTGGGAACAATTACCTCAGACGGGTCTGTGACGTGCATATAAAAAGGCCTGCTTTCAGTTAAAATGCAAAACCCTATATCAGCAGGGATAGCAGGTCAAGGCTATTTCCGAATGCTATATACATGCCGATAGAATATCCCGCATCTGTTGTGCTGATAATTGAATGGGGAAATTTTTATTGGCCGATGCATTAACCACGCTATCAAGATCTTGTTCCGTCAGCCCGTACTCACTTAGCTTGGGTAATTGGGCAGCCCAGGCATTCATGTAGTCCAAGGCAACCTGAAAATCATCGGGCTGGGGAATTGCGTCAATCCCCCTGGAAAGCCAGGCCCCCACTTCATCCAGGGCCTCCACCCGCATCTCTTCGGTCAGTATCGTGAAAACCCGGGGCAGAAGGCTGCCGCATGCCACACCATGGGGTACACAGGTAAATGCGCCAAGGGGGCCCGCAACACCGTGTACTGCGCCAAGACCTGCATTGGCAAGGGTAACCCCGGACAGGTATGCGGCCATGGCCAGATCCCATCGCAAAGATAATTCCACGCGACTTTGGTACAGATTATCCGAAAAGAGCTGCGATCCCCGGACAAACAGGCGAAGGCCTTGTCTGCTCAACGCCTGGGTGAGCGGTGTAGCGTTTGTGGAAACACAAGATTCCAAAAGCTGGCTGAACGCATCCAGGGCACAGGCAAGGGTGGTTTCAGGCGGGCATCCCATTGCCAGTTCCGGGTCAATAATGGCGGTTGAGGGAATAAAGGCATCGTGACGGAAAGATTTTTTAAAGCCGTCCGGCCCGGAGCGGCTGAGCACGGCATTTTTAGTGGCTTCACTACCGGTACCGGCTGTTGTCGGTACAGCAATGAACCGGACGGTTTTCCCTTCGGGTTCTTTCGTCCCCACACCCTCCAGATAATCCTGGACTGAACCTTCCTGGCAGAGCATAGCCGCAACCGCCTTGCCTGCATCCAGAACAGATCCGCCGCCGATTCCCACCACGCAACCTGCGTTAAACGTGTCCGCCTGTTCGGTCAGATCATCAACGATATCCGGACCGGGCTCCCCGTGAACGGTCTGTCTTTTGAACTTGCATCCGGCCACCCTCAATTGAGATTCAAGTGTTTGCCAGGCAGTAGTATCTGCAAAATGACGTCCTGTAATAAAAAAGACCGGTGTGGAGAAATCAAGCAGCCCGGAAAGTCTGTTGATCTCATGGGGACCAGAATAGAGAACGGGATTGGTGAGATGCTTAAATGTTTTCATGATTCGACCTTTTTAAGATTATTGTATCTGTCATTTTTAATTTGAATTATGTCACTTTCAGTGGTATTAATTCCAGCTTTAATCAACAACAAAATGGACGGATAATCTGCCCGGCTTAAATAACAGGATAATTTTATATGAAAGTCTCAATTAATTGTAACATTACTTTCATTCTTTGTCGTGAGTTAAGTCCGGGTGTCGATGGACCAGATCAACCCATGGATGTTTATATGAAAGTACCGATTTAAATCAGAGTGCAATATTTATCATCGGCTTATTCATCATGGCCGCTGGTTTTGTTTTATCGGTCAAAGCAGATCTTGGCGTCTCGCCTATTTCCTGTGTTCCCTGTATCTACAGCTTAACGTTTCCCCTGACCCTGGGTCAGACCACCATTATTTTCAATGTGCTGCTCATTTTTCTTCAGATGCTGTTGCTTCGCAAACGATACAGGATTTTCCAGCTGGTTCAATTCCCTGTGGTTTTTCTTTTTGGTTTTTTCATTAATCTGATCATGAAATATGCCACCTGGGTGACGCCTGTCAACTATTTTGAACAGGCAGTTCTATGTCTGTTAAGCTGTGTGATCCTTGCTATTGGCGTATTTTTTGAAGTTAAGGCCGCACTCACCTATCTGCCGCCTTCACTGTGACCCAGGGAGTATATTTCAGGCCGCCAAACGCGACCTGAACCCATTGACTTATTATACCTAATCGATAAATTTAATATCGATTTCTTCTGTGCCTTCTTTTTGTGTCATCTCAAACTTCCCGCTTGGGGTGATGGTAAAGTCCCTTTGCAATGCCGCATTTTTTAATTGTGCTTCCAGTTTTTCGGCAGCATCTTTTTCACAATCCACATTGAAATACAACTTTAAATTTTTGGAGTTATCATCATCAAACTGGATCATAAAGGGATTATGCTGAACAAAAACCAGATCATCATAGTTATATGTCAGTTCAAGCCCGGTATCCTCAATAATTTCCTTTGCGATGCCTAGTGGTCTTAATTCCATAATGTATTGAACCCTTTTCGATTATTTTTATGCTTCTTAATCCAAAGACAGCAGTTAAAATGATAGCATACCCCGGCAGTTCCATCATTAAAAAGTTGCAGGGAACGAACCCTAAAAATTATTGACCTTGCTATCAAACAAGTTTAGGGTACACATTAACAACATGTTGTCAAATCTTTAGCAAACGGAACACGGTGAAAATCCGTGACGGTCCCGCCGCTGTATTGGGGTGTATCTCCCCTGTCGTGCCACTGGAAAAATTTCTGGGAAGGCCTGGGGACAAAAGTCCAAGCCCCTGAGTCAGAAGACGTGCTTTTAAGATTTTTGTCATGCAGGACACGATGGTAAAGGGTTTTGCAGGAAAATATTCCTGCATGTCCGAATATCATGAAAGGCTGCAGGCCAAATCGATGAGGTAAAACAATGTCCCTGCTTGAACAAACCATTTCGGCCATCAAACCCGAACTGAATCAAAAGGCGCTTTCAAACGCCAAACAACGGCTTCTGGACCAGGCAAAACCTCCGGGAAGCTTAGGAATTTTGGAAGATGTCGGTGCCCGCCTGGCTGCCATCAAAGGCACCATTGACGTCCATTTAACCAACAAATATATCATCACCTGTGCCGGCGACCATGGTGTGGTCGAAGAAGGGGTCAGTGCCTTCCCCGCAGAAGTCACTCCCCAGATGGTGTTCAATTTCGTTGGGGGCGGCGCATCCGTCAACATCATGGGAAAACATGCCGGAGCCCAGGTGAAAGCTGCGGATATTGGTGTGAATTACGATTTTGACCCGGAGCTCCCCATTTTTCATAAAAAAGTGCGGTACGGCACAGACAATTTTACCAAGGGGCCTGCCATGACCCGGGAAGAGGCGATCAAGTCCATTGAGGCAGGCATTGAAATCGTCAATGAACTGCATGCCCAAACCCCTGTGGATCTGTTGGGGACAGGGGATATGGGTATTGGAAATACTACGCCTTCCACCGCCATCATCGCAGCACTTTCAGGATTGTCCGTGGAGCGCCTGACCGGCCGGGGATCAGGGGTTGACGACAAAGGTCTTGCCCAAAAAATTGCGGCAATCCAAAAGGGGCTGGACATAAACAAGCCAGATCCCAATGATCCCCTTGACGTATTGGCCAAAGTCGGGGGGCTTGAAATCGGTGGACTGGCAGGGCTGGTAATCGGTGCCGCC
Above is a window of uncultured Desulfobacter sp. DNA encoding:
- a CDS encoding DUF6198 family protein; this translates as MGLFIMAAGFVLSVKADLGVSPISCVPCIYSLTFPLTLGQTTIIFNVLLIFLQMLLLRKRYRIFQLVQFPVVFLFGFFINLIMKYATWVTPVNYFEQAVLCLLSCVILAIGVFFEVKAALTYLPPSL
- a CDS encoding MATE family efflux transporter, encoding MHVTDPSEVIVPKTFLRLLFSLALPISLQIFLTSSMAVIDMLMIGRLHDAAVAAVGIANQFVFIFFVIQFGVHSGVAIFTAQYWGKKDLSRIHQLSGLGILVGFVIGFVFAGAALCFPGTVIALFSSDADVVRLGAEYLGIVGVTFIPFCITFSFMTNMRSMGFAGVPLLSSFVAVVVNIVLNYCLIFGNFGFPAMGVKGAAIGTCTAKLLETGLLTAIIYLKPYPLAAPIKKMFSFDFAFVKRVTATCWPVFLNEFFWVTGVSIYKLVYARMGTEAIAAANIVATLEEFLFVPFFGIFHAGSILIGNSIGAKRYERAFAYGKFMLLTQLPMALGAGLVLILCRHFILGLYNISTAAYDNAYYLMLTTGLIFWTKTTNFTTIVSVFRGGGDTKFGFLIDLSGVWCIGVPMAFFGAFVFHWPVYGVMALIALEEMFKLIVGLPRFFSKKWIRNLVADPQISPENNP
- a CDS encoding iron-containing alcohol dehydrogenase, which translates into the protein MKTFKHLTNPVLYSGPHEINRLSGLLDFSTPVFFITGRHFADTTAWQTLESQLRVAGCKFKRQTVHGEPGPDIVDDLTEQADTFNAGCVVGIGGGSVLDAGKAVAAMLCQEGSVQDYLEGVGTKEPEGKTVRFIAVPTTAGTGSEATKNAVLSRSGPDGFKKSFRHDAFIPSTAIIDPELAMGCPPETTLACALDAFSQLLESCVSTNATPLTQALSRQGLRLFVRGSQLFSDNLYQSRVELSLRWDLAMAAYLSGVTLANAGLGAVHGVAGPLGAFTCVPHGVACGSLLPRVFTILTEEMRVEALDEVGAWLSRGIDAIPQPDDFQVALDYMNAWAAQLPKLSEYGLTEQDLDSVVNASANKNFPIQLSAQQMRDILSACI
- the cobT gene encoding nicotinate-nucleotide--dimethylbenzimidazole phosphoribosyltransferase; translated protein: MSLLEQTISAIKPELNQKALSNAKQRLLDQAKPPGSLGILEDVGARLAAIKGTIDVHLTNKYIITCAGDHGVVEEGVSAFPAEVTPQMVFNFVGGGASVNIMGKHAGAQVKAADIGVNYDFDPELPIFHKKVRYGTDNFTKGPAMTREEAIKSIEAGIEIVNELHAQTPVDLLGTGDMGIGNTTPSTAIIAALSGLSVERLTGRGSGVDDKGLAQKIAAIQKGLDINKPDPNDPLDVLAKVGGLEIGGLAGLVIGAAAQGIPVVCDGLISTAGALIACELAPAAKNYLFASHKSVEVGHQFMHERMGLTPLIDLKFRLGEGTGAAVCMELLDLATRILAEIKTFEEVGVSQK
- the nfo gene encoding deoxyribonuclease IV, which codes for MKYLGAHVSAAGGVENAPGNAKKIGASCFALFTKNQRQWQAKPLSDQNINQFKSNCRTLGFGPGQILAHDSYLINLGHPEQAALEKSRLAFIDEMQRCHQLGIAMLNFHPGSTLKKVSMDDCLATIAQSINLALQDVPDVIAVIENTAGQGSNVGFAFEQIKSVIDRVDDQSRVGVCIDTCHAFAAGYDLVSREGYEKTWDLFDTIIGFDKLKGMHLNDAKKQINSRVDRHESIGKGQLGLAAFRQIMADKRLDHIPMILETPDNDIWAEELSLLKSMINP